From Saccharothrix espanaensis DSM 44229, the proteins below share one genomic window:
- a CDS encoding alpha/beta hydrolase: protein MSYVDPEVLYGQLASGDAGRVAAAADPISGAMSAVGRAGDAVTSGGGTATSTWNGGSAEKFTARAELSSRSAVVAGERLGVGVDVVQAASRAYGQMRGSADQLIDFWRGRSPALDEAQTRDLANRVNEQLNNVKTGYENVLRSYASALTKVRPGFEETAGKDAGWATAIQQMRTSATVPGPGADPKQVAAWWKSLTKEQQDELLRTKFQELGQLRGLPSGVLDQANRLRIQDDKQRFGAQRDQFQADMDARARELGLDPNKSDDLTKLLNDQEYASLAEGRQEAATRADNAAKVEKSIAEAEALALKNGWTNAQGDPDVRVMAWDPYGPRGDGATAIAYGNPDTAKNLAVCVPGTGSTLDGFSVGQAGNLREAMGAEGSATIQWLGYDAPGWSPGEVDNPAQAREGGANLVADVDGYRAAGAPGQHLTVIGHSYGSTTVGYAGMNGLAADDIAFVGSPGVGASNAGQLSVGPGHVYAGATEHDPVVQGTSSDWFTQDGSSIGPYDDRFGAKVFGTSDSAMIHEAHTAYYDKGSESIQNLARIANGDGGSVTGQEWHESPLGPSLPGSHVPVVGPVIDSVGGTVVGAVDLVGDLGGGLWDAGREAVNGNWSAAGTELLDTGKEVVSDTVDVVVGGVGDAVELGRDAVEGVGGLWDKTVGSWF, encoded by the coding sequence GTGAGCTACGTCGACCCGGAAGTCCTGTACGGCCAGTTGGCGTCCGGCGACGCGGGGCGGGTAGCCGCCGCGGCCGACCCGATCAGCGGCGCGATGAGCGCGGTGGGCCGCGCGGGCGACGCGGTGACGTCGGGCGGCGGCACGGCGACGTCGACGTGGAACGGCGGTTCGGCGGAGAAGTTCACCGCCCGCGCCGAGCTGTCCAGCCGGTCCGCGGTCGTCGCGGGCGAGCGGCTGGGCGTGGGCGTGGACGTGGTGCAGGCGGCGTCGCGGGCGTACGGCCAGATGCGCGGCAGCGCCGACCAGCTGATCGACTTCTGGCGCGGCCGGTCGCCGGCGCTGGACGAGGCGCAGACCCGTGATCTGGCGAACCGGGTCAACGAGCAGCTCAACAACGTCAAGACCGGGTACGAGAACGTGCTGCGCTCGTACGCGTCGGCGTTGACGAAGGTCCGCCCGGGTTTCGAGGAGACGGCGGGCAAGGACGCGGGGTGGGCCACCGCGATCCAGCAGATGCGCACCTCGGCGACCGTCCCGGGACCGGGCGCGGACCCGAAGCAGGTCGCGGCGTGGTGGAAGTCGCTGACCAAGGAGCAGCAGGACGAGCTGCTGCGCACCAAGTTCCAGGAACTCGGCCAGTTGCGCGGGCTGCCGTCCGGCGTGCTGGACCAGGCCAACCGGCTGCGCATCCAGGACGACAAGCAGCGCTTCGGCGCGCAGCGCGACCAGTTCCAGGCGGACATGGACGCCCGCGCCCGCGAACTCGGCTTGGACCCGAACAAGTCCGACGACCTGACCAAGCTGCTGAACGACCAGGAGTACGCGTCCCTGGCCGAGGGCCGGCAGGAAGCCGCGACCCGCGCCGACAACGCGGCCAAGGTCGAGAAGAGCATCGCCGAGGCCGAGGCGCTGGCGCTCAAGAACGGCTGGACCAACGCCCAGGGCGACCCGGACGTCCGGGTCATGGCGTGGGACCCGTACGGCCCGCGCGGCGATGGTGCGACCGCCATCGCCTACGGCAACCCGGACACCGCCAAGAACCTGGCGGTCTGCGTGCCGGGCACCGGGTCGACGCTGGACGGCTTCTCCGTGGGGCAGGCCGGCAACCTGCGCGAGGCCATGGGCGCCGAGGGCAGCGCGACGATCCAGTGGCTCGGCTACGACGCGCCTGGCTGGTCTCCCGGCGAGGTCGACAACCCTGCGCAGGCCCGGGAGGGCGGCGCGAACCTGGTGGCCGACGTCGACGGGTACCGCGCGGCGGGTGCGCCCGGCCAGCACCTGACGGTGATCGGCCACTCCTACGGCTCCACGACCGTCGGCTACGCGGGCATGAACGGCCTGGCGGCGGACGACATCGCGTTCGTCGGCTCGCCCGGGGTGGGCGCGTCGAACGCCGGCCAGCTGTCGGTCGGCCCCGGCCACGTCTACGCGGGCGCGACCGAGCACGACCCGGTCGTGCAGGGCACCAGCTCCGACTGGTTCACCCAGGACGGTTCGTCGATCGGTCCGTACGACGACCGGTTCGGGGCCAAGGTGTTCGGCACCTCCGACTCCGCGATGATCCACGAGGCCCACACCGCCTACTACGACAAGGGTTCCGAGTCGATCCAGAACCTGGCCCGGATCGCCAACGGCGACGGCGGCTCGGTGACCGGGCAGGAGTGGCACGAGTCGCCGCTGGGCCCGTCGCTGCCCGGATCGCACGTCCCGGTCGTCGGACCGGTGATCGACAGCGTGGGCGGCACCGTGGTGGGCGCGGTCGACCTGGTCGGCGACCTCGGGGGAGGTCTGTGGGACGCCGGGCGCGAGGCCGTGAACGGCAACTGGTCGGCGGCCGGGACCGAACTGCTCGACACCGGCAAGGAGGTCGTCAGCGACACCGTGGACGTGGTGGTCGGCGGTGTTGGTGACGCGGTCGAACTCGGCCGTGACGCCGTCGAGGGCGTGGGCGGCCTGTGGGACAAGACCGTCGGGTCCTGGTTCTGA
- a CDS encoding sterol carrier family protein yields the protein MPPKPVDPHETRAAVAEVLPWLEGTADQPPRQTLAAAVRLSLRTLEQAAPGRSVEVRVPPFAAVQCVPGPRHTRGTPPNVVETDPRTWLELATGRLTWVAAVEDGRVIASGSRADLAAHLPVLRFEPPTA from the coding sequence ATGCCGCCGAAACCGGTAGACCCGCACGAGACCCGAGCCGCCGTCGCCGAGGTCCTGCCCTGGCTGGAGGGCACCGCCGACCAGCCGCCGCGGCAGACCCTGGCGGCGGCGGTCCGGCTGAGCCTGCGCACCCTCGAACAGGCGGCACCCGGCCGCAGCGTCGAAGTGCGCGTGCCCCCGTTCGCGGCGGTCCAGTGCGTCCCCGGCCCCCGGCACACCCGCGGCACTCCCCCGAACGTCGTGGAAACCGACCCCCGCACGTGGCTGGAACTGGCCACCGGCCGACTGACCTGGGTGGCGGCGGTGGAGGACGGTCGGGTCATCGCGTCCGGCAGCCGCGCCGACCTCGCCGCCCACCTGCCGGTCCTGCGCTTCGAACCACCCACCGCGTAA
- a CDS encoding ESX secretion-associated protein EspG, with protein MTYFGGQAEREPITLSGEEFDVLWERLDLGPMPLVIKVPSPGKSHQERADLERRVWQHVGARGLGGPTGLHPELDYLLKLFFRPEREVDGRVWIGRSVRVLGVANGDQGAVATLADNQLTFRRAAGSGLPSAVLATLPAHPAGNGHSVTMPSADLEAAVKNSDGSPKSLEASLRDHGVRQEDATTLVKMFTGLVHTGNFGAAARDKYGKRCRPDRVVAFFDTEDGRYLQQRRSSNGTAPWSTFTPTDGRRLTHQVEELLAEAVRAAKI; from the coding sequence GTGACCTATTTCGGGGGGCAGGCCGAGAGGGAACCGATCACCCTCTCCGGCGAGGAGTTCGACGTGCTGTGGGAGCGCCTGGACCTGGGCCCCATGCCGTTGGTGATCAAGGTGCCGTCACCGGGCAAGTCCCACCAGGAGCGGGCCGACCTCGAACGCCGGGTGTGGCAGCACGTCGGCGCGCGCGGGCTCGGCGGCCCGACCGGTCTGCACCCGGAGCTGGACTACCTGCTCAAGCTCTTCTTCCGCCCGGAGCGCGAGGTCGACGGCCGGGTCTGGATCGGCCGCAGCGTGCGGGTGCTCGGCGTGGCGAACGGCGACCAGGGGGCCGTGGCCACCCTGGCGGACAACCAGCTGACGTTCCGGCGGGCGGCGGGCAGCGGCCTGCCCTCGGCCGTCCTGGCCACCCTGCCCGCCCACCCGGCGGGCAACGGCCACTCGGTCACGATGCCCAGCGCCGACCTGGAAGCGGCGGTGAAGAACTCGGACGGCTCGCCGAAGAGCCTGGAGGCGTCGCTGCGCGACCACGGCGTGCGCCAGGAGGACGCGACGACCCTGGTGAAGATGTTCACCGGCCTGGTGCACACCGGGAACTTCGGCGCGGCGGCCCGCGACAAGTACGGCAAGCGCTGCCGGCCGGACCGGGTGGTGGCGTTCTTCGACACCGAGGACGGCCGCTACCTCCAGCAGCGCCGCTCGTCCAACGGCACCGCCCCGTGGAGCACCTTCACCCCGACCGACGGCCGCCGGCTGACCCACCAGGTCGAGGAGCTGCTGGCCGAAGCCGTCCGGGCGGCCAAGATCTAG
- a CDS encoding PPE domain-containing protein, with translation MINEGPGVAASRPVEDGWKGLSDALAEVDETIHAALGKLGAKWEGSTAEETQAALSPLAAWAGDAKQGSDTMKTSAQLQGDYIADARKSMPEPLPITTEAPSTGDKILGALTGPVGMMHVIKQQKDHEAQEAAQDNAEAKAVEVMNTYQSNSEWNSGTLGEFVPPPQVVIDTPPPGGAGSYNQSSANYTSPQHAWTPPGDSGTTRTSWAPPTPTPPVAPPPAIVPPGGTTHPSWGTPTPTPTPPPPPVMPPPVGPPSPPPGGYPPPGGGWKPPITPGPVPPRGPGGPGGPGSRPNLPPNTRIPGGPGGPGGPGRGGFGPGGLPGQGVPGGQGVPGGTPSSNAPGRGGMSGVGGFGPGVGGPGGPGAQGGRPGGAPGGAGAPGGRPGEGEDDIEHKSADYLVETDDVFGDDRLVAPPVVGESPQ, from the coding sequence ATGATCAACGAAGGCCCCGGCGTGGCCGCCTCCCGTCCGGTCGAGGACGGCTGGAAGGGCCTGTCGGACGCGTTGGCGGAGGTCGACGAGACCATCCACGCCGCGCTGGGCAAGCTCGGCGCGAAGTGGGAGGGCTCCACCGCCGAGGAGACGCAGGCCGCGCTGTCGCCGCTGGCCGCGTGGGCGGGCGACGCCAAGCAGGGCTCGGACACGATGAAGACCTCCGCGCAGCTGCAGGGCGACTACATCGCCGACGCCCGCAAGTCGATGCCCGAGCCGCTCCCGATCACCACCGAGGCCCCGTCCACGGGCGACAAGATCCTCGGCGCGCTGACCGGCCCGGTCGGCATGATGCACGTCATCAAGCAGCAGAAGGACCACGAGGCCCAGGAAGCGGCGCAGGACAACGCCGAGGCCAAGGCCGTCGAGGTGATGAACACCTACCAGTCCAACAGCGAGTGGAACAGCGGCACGCTGGGCGAGTTCGTCCCGCCGCCGCAGGTGGTCATCGACACCCCGCCGCCGGGCGGCGCGGGCAGCTACAACCAGAGCAGCGCCAACTACACCAGCCCGCAGCACGCGTGGACGCCGCCGGGCGACAGCGGCACGACGAGGACGAGCTGGGCCCCGCCCACGCCGACCCCGCCGGTCGCGCCGCCGCCGGCCATCGTCCCGCCGGGCGGCACCACGCACCCGTCGTGGGGCACGCCGACGCCCACGCCGACCCCGCCGCCGCCGCCGGTCATGCCGCCGCCGGTCGGTCCCCCGTCACCCCCGCCGGGCGGCTACCCGCCCCCCGGTGGCGGCTGGAAGCCCCCGATCACGCCCGGCCCGGTGCCGCCCAGGGGTCCCGGCGGCCCGGGTGGCCCCGGCTCGCGCCCGAACCTGCCCCCGAACACCCGGATCCCCGGCGGCCCTGGTGGTCCCGGCGGACCGGGGCGCGGCGGGTTCGGCCCCGGCGGCCTGCCCGGCCAGGGCGTCCCCGGTGGCCAGGGCGTTCCCGGCGGCACGCCGAGCAGCAACGCCCCCGGTCGCGGCGGCATGTCGGGCGTCGGCGGCTTCGGCCCCGGTGTCGGCGGTCCGGGCGGTCCCGGTGCCCAGGGCGGACGTCCGGGCGGCGCGCCCGGCGGTGCCGGCGCCCCCGGTGGCCGGCCCGGCGAGGGCGAGGACGACATCGAGCACAAGTCGGCCGACTACCTGGTCGAGACCGACGACGTGTTCGGCGACGACCGCCTGGTGGCCCCGCCGGTGGTCGGCGAGTCGCCGCAGTAG
- a CDS encoding DUF3558 domain-containing protein — protein MRRAVPILAAVLVLTACSQPTTGSPSGSDTGGSQTGGPQATTTSGKPGSTTAEPAKRPKTINVREVDPCTLLTEAQRTQFGTDQPPQKGKVPGFDWATCHFNRADGEYLVGTTVIGTEGIGFYTGSAQADQAEKTEVAGFPAVLIKEPGKLPKCTIAVDVSDGQMVDANVSSFGNAPIEELCRLVPQVAGAVVANLMAK, from the coding sequence ATGCGCCGTGCCGTGCCGATCCTCGCCGCCGTGCTCGTCCTGACCGCGTGCTCGCAGCCCACGACAGGCTCGCCGAGCGGGTCCGACACCGGCGGGTCGCAGACCGGCGGTCCGCAGGCCACGACCACCTCCGGCAAGCCGGGTTCCACGACCGCGGAGCCCGCCAAGCGCCCGAAGACGATCAACGTGCGTGAGGTCGACCCGTGCACGCTGCTCACCGAGGCGCAGCGCACCCAGTTCGGCACCGACCAGCCCCCGCAGAAGGGCAAGGTGCCGGGGTTCGACTGGGCCACCTGCCACTTCAACCGGGCCGACGGCGAGTACCTGGTCGGGACCACCGTGATCGGCACCGAGGGCATCGGGTTCTACACCGGCAGCGCCCAGGCCGACCAGGCGGAGAAGACCGAGGTCGCGGGCTTCCCGGCGGTGCTGATCAAGGAGCCGGGCAAGCTGCCCAAGTGCACGATCGCGGTCGACGTGTCCGACGGCCAGATGGTCGACGCCAACGTGAGCAGCTTCGGCAACGCCCCGATCGAGGAGCTGTGCCGGTTGGTCCCGCAGGTCGCGGGAGCCGTTGTGGCGAATCTCATGGCCAAATAA
- a CDS encoding glycosyl hydrolase 2 galactose-binding domain-containing protein, with protein MRSRALPLVAVLALTLAVPAAVAEPVPGGGARFEVAAAPGDVSTVPDWRMQSGARATQGGAAISTTSYADTGWLTVPARSTVLAGLIANGKYPDVNHGENLKQVDRADFTVPWWYRKVFTASPRAGSHTFLRLDGGVIARGEVWLNGALVADSNTVVGAYPTHEFDVTRLLREGDNALAIRASSADPKTDLSIHFIDWAQLPPDFNQGLFRDVRFATGGPVSLRFPRATADLPLPSLASATVTVQVDARNNTDAPVTADVSATIGLTPLRQRVSLAAKETRTVTFTQDVDRPRVWWPFQMGEQPLYTAALEAAVDGVGSDAAATTFGVREVTSALVQGARQFTVNGKPFLVRGGGWASDLFLRTDVRKIEDQLKLVRGMGMNTIRLEGKPENDELYDLADRYGIMLLTGWECCSKWEDYASFDAEDNRVAGESAHSEARRIRNHPSLLGFLIGSDAAPPAALEKVYLDALERADWNLPVISSAKALGSPKLGPPGLKMDGPYWWEPPDYWYTKRLGGAFGFASEIGPGPTVPELDELKKFLRPADIAKLTDYNAPQYHLSPSTTFTKFSFWGTALDGRYGRPTSPEQFVRKAQLANYETNRAQFEAFGRNFSDASKPATGVIYWMLNDAWPKMYWHLYDYYLATAGSYFGAKTALRPLHVQYSYDDRSLAVVNTGLSDVPGLTVQATVFNLDGTVKADETRPVSARGNGSVRAGTLPQPGGLSSTYFVRLLLKDANGSVVDRNVYWLSTKADKLNYNASTWYHTPQTEYADLKGLDKLRAGQVAVTTSSAEGSTDVTLRNTGASVAFFVRATIRKGVGGPEVLPTDWSDNYVTLWPGESLTLQARYRAADLGGATPSVEVIGHNVSRVVR; from the coding sequence ATGCGCTCACGGGCACTACCGCTCGTGGCGGTGCTGGCGCTCACGCTCGCCGTGCCGGCCGCCGTCGCCGAACCCGTCCCCGGTGGTGGTGCGCGGTTCGAGGTCGCCGCGGCACCCGGTGACGTCTCCACCGTCCCGGACTGGCGGATGCAGTCCGGCGCCCGCGCCACGCAGGGCGGGGCCGCCATCTCGACCACCTCCTACGCCGACACCGGGTGGCTGACCGTGCCCGCCCGGTCCACGGTGCTGGCCGGCCTGATCGCGAACGGCAAGTACCCCGACGTGAACCACGGCGAGAACCTCAAGCAGGTCGACCGGGCCGACTTCACCGTGCCCTGGTGGTACCGGAAGGTGTTCACGGCCTCGCCGCGCGCGGGCTCGCACACGTTCCTGCGGCTCGACGGCGGCGTCATCGCGCGCGGCGAGGTGTGGCTCAACGGCGCGCTGGTCGCCGACTCGAACACGGTCGTCGGCGCGTACCCGACGCACGAGTTCGACGTGACGCGGTTGCTGCGCGAGGGCGACAACGCCCTGGCGATCCGCGCGTCGTCGGCGGACCCGAAGACCGACCTGTCCATCCACTTCATCGACTGGGCCCAACTCCCGCCGGACTTCAACCAGGGCCTGTTCCGGGACGTGCGGTTCGCCACCGGCGGCCCGGTGTCGCTGCGGTTCCCGCGCGCCACCGCCGACCTGCCGCTGCCCAGCCTCGCGTCCGCGACCGTGACGGTGCAGGTGGACGCGCGCAACAACACCGACGCACCGGTGACGGCCGACGTGTCCGCGACCATCGGTCTCACGCCGTTGCGCCAACGGGTTTCGTTGGCGGCGAAGGAGACCAGGACCGTCACCTTCACCCAGGACGTCGACCGGCCGCGGGTGTGGTGGCCGTTCCAGATGGGCGAGCAGCCGCTCTACACCGCGGCGCTGGAGGCCGCGGTCGACGGCGTCGGGTCGGACGCGGCGGCCACTACGTTCGGCGTGCGCGAGGTGACGTCGGCGCTGGTGCAGGGCGCGCGGCAGTTCACCGTCAACGGCAAGCCGTTCCTGGTGCGCGGCGGCGGGTGGGCGTCGGACCTGTTCCTGCGCACCGACGTCCGCAAGATCGAGGACCAGCTCAAGCTCGTGCGCGGCATGGGCATGAACACGATCCGGCTGGAGGGCAAGCCGGAGAACGACGAGCTCTACGACCTCGCCGACCGGTACGGGATCATGCTGCTCACCGGCTGGGAGTGCTGCTCGAAGTGGGAGGACTACGCGTCGTTCGACGCCGAGGACAACCGGGTCGCCGGCGAGTCGGCGCACAGCGAGGCGCGGCGGATCCGCAACCACCCGTCGTTGCTGGGCTTCCTGATCGGCAGTGACGCCGCGCCGCCGGCCGCGCTGGAGAAGGTCTACCTCGACGCGCTGGAGCGGGCCGACTGGAACCTGCCGGTGATCTCGTCGGCCAAGGCGCTCGGATCGCCGAAGCTCGGCCCGCCGGGCCTGAAGATGGACGGGCCGTACTGGTGGGAGCCGCCGGACTACTGGTACACCAAGCGGCTCGGCGGGGCGTTCGGGTTCGCCTCGGAGATCGGACCCGGACCGACCGTGCCGGAGCTGGACGAGCTGAAGAAGTTCCTGCGGCCGGCCGACATCGCGAAGCTGACCGACTACAACGCGCCGCAGTACCACCTGTCCCCGTCGACCACGTTCACCAAGTTCTCGTTCTGGGGCACGGCGTTGGACGGGCGGTACGGCAGGCCGACGTCGCCGGAGCAGTTCGTGCGCAAGGCGCAGTTGGCGAACTACGAGACGAACCGCGCACAGTTCGAGGCGTTCGGGCGCAACTTCTCCGACGCGTCCAAGCCCGCGACGGGCGTCATCTACTGGATGCTCAACGACGCGTGGCCGAAGATGTACTGGCACCTGTACGACTACTACCTGGCCACCGCCGGGTCGTACTTCGGGGCGAAGACGGCGTTGCGGCCGTTGCACGTCCAGTACTCGTACGATGACCGGTCGCTGGCGGTCGTGAACACCGGGCTCTCGGACGTGCCGGGGTTGACGGTGCAGGCGACCGTGTTCAACCTCGACGGCACCGTGAAGGCGGACGAGACGCGCCCGGTCTCGGCGCGCGGCAACGGTTCCGTGCGCGCGGGCACGCTGCCGCAGCCGGGCGGGTTGTCCTCGACCTACTTCGTGCGGCTGTTGTTGAAGGACGCCAACGGTTCCGTGGTGGACCGGAACGTCTACTGGTTGTCCACCAAGGCGGACAAGCTGAACTACAACGCGTCGACCTGGTACCACACGCCGCAGACCGAGTACGCGGACCTGAAGGGGCTCGACAAGCTGCGGGCCGGGCAGGTGGCGGTGACGACGTCGTCGGCCGAGGGGTCGACGGACGTGACGTTGCGCAACACCGGGGCGTCGGTGGCGTTCTTCGTCCGGGCCACGATCCGGAAGGGCGTCGGCGGGCCGGAGGTGCTGCCGACGGACTGGAGCGACAACTACGTGACGCTGTGGCCCGGCGAGTCGCTGACCCTCCAGGCCCGGTACCGGGCGGCGGACCTGGGCGGCGCGACGCCCTCGGTGGAGGTGATCGGGCACAACGTCTCCCGCGTCGTGCGTTGA
- a CDS encoding alcohol dehydrogenase catalytic domain-containing protein translates to MGDTGRGRAALVVPGKPDQARVVDLRIVEQPGGVASQPPSEATARDLTAVDTARNLTAARIVEQPADRWDDGPFAGVLDSPYHGIVERSDEVHVQGLLAGVCGTDVEIVRDGFGEPPAGRDALVPFHESLGRVVTAPAGSGFTPGDLVVGVVRRPDPVPCPACAVGAWDFCRNGRYRERGIKELDGYGMQRWSVPPEFAVRLDPALGDLGVLTEPASVVAKAWTQAEAMCRRAHVVPTSVLITGAGPIGLLAALLGVQRGFEVHVVDRVTDGPKPDLVRALGAHYHREPGEVSADVAIECTGVAPLVWEAIRRTSVTVLAGLTGDHDPVPLDPAVFDQIVLGNKAVVGTVNAALIDYRAAADALAHADHSWLAGLITRRVPLERFTEAFDRQQDDVKVVVDLS, encoded by the coding sequence GTGGGCGACACGGGGCGGGGCAGGGCGGCGCTGGTGGTTCCGGGCAAGCCGGACCAGGCACGCGTGGTGGATCTGCGGATCGTTGAACAACCCGGCGGCGTGGCCTCGCAGCCACCTTCCGAGGCCACGGCACGCGATCTGACCGCCGTGGACACCGCGCGGAACCTCACCGCCGCGAGGATTGTTGAACAACCCGCGGACCGCTGGGACGACGGGCCGTTCGCCGGCGTCCTCGACAGCCCGTACCACGGCATTGTTGAACGATCCGACGAGGTGCACGTCCAAGGTCTGCTCGCCGGGGTGTGCGGGACGGACGTCGAGATCGTCCGCGACGGGTTCGGCGAGCCGCCGGCCGGGCGGGACGCGCTCGTGCCGTTCCACGAGTCGCTGGGCCGGGTGGTCACCGCGCCCGCCGGGTCCGGGTTCACCCCCGGTGACCTGGTCGTGGGCGTGGTGCGCCGGCCCGACCCCGTGCCGTGCCCGGCGTGCGCGGTCGGCGCGTGGGACTTCTGCCGCAACGGCCGCTACCGGGAGCGCGGCATCAAGGAGCTCGACGGCTACGGGATGCAGCGGTGGAGCGTGCCGCCGGAGTTCGCCGTCCGGCTCGACCCGGCGCTGGGCGACCTCGGCGTGCTCACCGAGCCGGCGTCCGTGGTGGCCAAGGCGTGGACCCAGGCGGAGGCGATGTGCCGACGCGCGCACGTCGTGCCGACGTCGGTCCTGATCACCGGCGCGGGACCGATCGGCCTGCTCGCGGCGTTGCTCGGGGTGCAACGCGGCTTCGAGGTGCACGTCGTGGACCGGGTCACCGACGGCCCCAAACCGGACCTGGTCCGCGCGCTCGGGGCGCACTACCACCGCGAGCCGGGCGAGGTGTCCGCCGACGTCGCGATCGAGTGCACGGGCGTCGCGCCGCTGGTGTGGGAGGCGATCCGCCGCACGTCGGTCACCGTCCTCGCGGGCCTGACCGGCGACCACGACCCGGTGCCCCTGGACCCGGCGGTGTTCGACCAGATCGTGCTCGGCAACAAGGCCGTGGTCGGCACGGTCAACGCCGCCCTGATCGACTACCGCGCCGCCGCCGACGCCCTGGCCCACGCCGACCACTCGTGGCTGGCCGGCCTGATCACCCGCCGGGTCCCGCTGGAGCGCTTCACCGAGGCGTTCGACCGGCAGCAGGACGACGTGAAGGTCGTCGTCGACCTCTCCTGA